From the Hevea brasiliensis isolate MT/VB/25A 57/8 chromosome 15, ASM3005281v1, whole genome shotgun sequence genome, one window contains:
- the LOC110656684 gene encoding translation initiation factor IF-2, chloroplastic isoform X1: MGSMVVLVGSMPSLASLISLGSFSVTSSWESSPSSYCYSSSSLVRRVSLSKRSFRSAKRWHCVCKYSVTTTDFIADQGNAVSLDSNNSFRPSSSVDVDSEVLLKPAPKPVLKSASLVSKGESLLGMSSVELDTSRDSDDERERNEVIESLGEVLEKAEKLETYKPSPSTTRKDNGNVNKISSSNMGANSRVAKSGNPAASRKTKTLKSVWRKGDTVASVQKVVKEVPKTNNKLVKEEEPIPGEGIKLESQPTVPLRPVQPPQRTQPKLQAKPSVAPPPMMKKPVILKDVGAAPKPPVNDEADLGAKISTGRQPILVDKFARKKPVVDPIIARAVLAPTKPGKGPAPGRFKDRKKSVSPGGPRRRIVDDDDVEIPDEDTSELNVPIPGAATARKGRKWSKASRKAARLQAAKEAAPVKVEILEIGEKGMLIEELAYNLAISEGEILGYLYSKGIRPDGVQTLDKDMVKMVCKEYDVEVIDAAPVRFEEMARKREILDEDDLDKLEERPPVLTIMGHVDHGKTTLLDYIRKSRLASSEAGGITQGIGAYKVLVPVDGKLQPCVFLDTPGHEAFGAMRARGARVTDIAIIVVAADDGIRPQTNEAIAHAKAAGVPIVIAINKIDKDGANPERVMQDLSSIGLMPEDWGGDIPMVQISALKGDNIYDLLETVMLVAELQELKANPHRNAKGTVIEAGLHKSKGPVATFIVQNGTLKRGDVVVCGEAFGKVRALFDDSGNRVDEAGPSIPIQVIGLSNVPIAGDEFEVVASLDIARERAEARAELLRNERISAKARDGKVTLSSLASAVSSGTLSGLDLHQLNIIMKVDVQGSIEAVRQALQVLPQDNVTLKFLLQATGDVSTSDVDLAIASEAIILGFNVKAPGSVKSYAENKGVEIRLYRVIYDLIDDVRNAMEGLLEPVEEQETIGSAEVRAVFGSGSGRVAGCMVTDGKVMKGCGIKIIRNKKIVHVGVLDSLRRVKEIVKEVNAGLECGIGMENYDDWEEGDIIEAFNTVEKKRTLEESSASMAAALEEAGINL, from the exons ATGGGTTCCATGGTGGTTCTTGTAGGAAGCATGCCGTCTTTGGCTTCCTTGATTAGCTTAGGAAGCTTTAGCGTCACTAGTTCATGGGaatcttctccttcttcttattGTTATTCTTCATCTTCACTTGTTCGGAGAGTTTCTTTATCTAAACGGAGTTTTAGGAGTGCCAAGAGATGGCACTGTGTTTGTAAATACTCTGTCACCACCACAGATTTCATTGCTGACCAAGGCAATGCCGTGTCTCTTGATTCTAATAATTCATTTAGACCAAGCAGCAGTGTTGATGTTGATAGCGAAGTCTTGCTTAAGCCTGCTCCTAAGCCTGTCTTGAAAtctgcttctctagtctctaaAGGTGAATCCCTTTTAGGTATGAGCTCTGTTGAGTTGGACACTTCGAGGGATTCTGATGATGAACGAGAGAGGAATGAGGTGATTGAGTCTCTTGGTGAGGTGTTGGAGAAGGCTGAAAAGCTTGAAACTTATAAGCCAAGTCCTAGCACTACTAGGAAAGATAATGGAAATGTAAATAAAATATCATCATCTAACATGGGTGCAAATTCGAGAGTTGCTAAATCTGGCAATCCTGCGGCTTCTCGCAAAACTAAAACTTTGAAGAGTGTGTGGCGGAAAGGGGACACTGTGGCAAGTGTGCAAAAAGTTGTGAAGGAAGTTCCTAAGACTAATAATAAGCTTGTGAAAGAAGAAGAACCTATACCAGGGGAAGGGATAAAGTTAGAATCTCAACCTACTGTTCCTTTAAGGCCTGTGCAGCCTCCCCAGAGAACTCAACCCAAATTACAGGCTAAGCCATCTGTCGCTCCCCCTCCTATGATGAAAAAACCTGTTATCCTGAAGGATGTGGGGGCAGCTCCAAAGCCACCAGTTAATGATGAAGCTGATTTGGGTGCTAAAATAAGTACTGGACGGCAGCCCATTTTAGTTGACAAATTTGCCCGCAAAAAACCTGTTGTTGATCCTATAATTGCTCGGGCAGTTTTAGCCCCTACAAAACCAGGAAAGGGCCCTGCCCCTGGGAGGTTCAAAGACCGAAAGAAAAGTGTTTCACCTGGAGGACCACGGAGACGAAttgttgatgatgatgatgttgAGATTCCTGATGAGGACACATCGGAGCTCAATGTCCCTATTCCAGGTGCAGCTACTGCAAGGAAAGGAAGGAAATGGAGTAAGGCTAGCCGGAAGGCTGCTAGACTCCAGGCTGCCAAAGAGGCAGCTCCTGTCAAAGTAGAAATTTTAGAAATTGGGGAAAAAGGTATGCTGATTGAGGAGTTAGCCTACAACTTGGCAATCAGTGAAGGTGAAATTCTTGGGTATCTGTACTCAAAGGGGATTAGACCTGATGGGGTGCAAACTCTGGACAAGGACATGGTAAAGATGGTATGCAAGGAGTATGATGTGGAGGTCATAGATGCTGCTCCTGTtagatttgaagaaatggcaagaaaAAGGGAAATTCTTGATGAAGATGATCTGGACAAACTGGAAGAGAGGCCTCCTGTCCTAACTATAATGGGGCATGTGGATCATGGCAAG ACGACCTTATTGGATTACATTCGTAAAAGCAGG TTGGCATCCTCAGAAGCTGGTGGGATTACACAAGGAATTGGAGCATATAAAGTTCTGGTACCTGTTGATGGGAAGTTGCAACCTTGTGTTTTCCTTGATACTCCTGGGCATGAG GCATTTGGTGCAATGAGAGCTCGTGGGGCAAGGGTGACAGATATTGCAATTATTGTGGTGGCTGCTGATGATGGGATTCGTCCTCAGACAAACGAGGCCATAGCTCATGCCAAAGCGGCTGGAGTTCCGATTGTAATTGCTATAAATAAG ATAGATAAAGATGGAGCTAATCCAGAAAGAGTCATGCAAGACCtttcttcaattggtctcatgccagaAGACTGGGGTGGTGACATCCCAATGGTTCAG ATCAGTGCTCTCAAGGGGGATAACATATATGATTTGTTAGAAACTGTTATGCTTGTTGCTGAG TTACAGGAGTTGAAGGCTAATCCTCACAGAAATGCGAAGGGTACTGTTATTGAGGCAGGTCTTCATAAATCTAAAGGACCAGTAGCTACATTTATTGTACAGAATGGCACACTTAAAAGAGGGGATGTAGTGGTTTGTGGAGAAGCCTTTGGCAAG GTGCGAGCTTTATTTGATGATAGTGGAAACCGAGTTGATGAAGCTGGGCCATCTATTCCTATACAG GTTATTGGATTGAGTAACGTACCAATTGCTGGTGACGAATTCGAAGTTGTTGCCTCCCTTGATATTGCACGTGAAAGGGCTGAAGCACGTGCGGAATTATTGCGTAATGAGCGTATATCGGCCAAGGCTAGGGATGGAAAGGTCACACTTTCTTCTTTAGCGTCTGCTGTTTCATCAGGAACGTTGTCTGGATTAGATTTGCACCAGCTAAATATTATAATGAAAGTTGACGTTCAG GGATCGATTGAAGCTGTTAGACAAGCCTTACAGGTGCTCCCCCAAGATAACGTCACCTTGAAGTTCCTCTTGCAAGCAACAGGAGATGTAAGCACTAGTGATGTTGATCTTGCCATTGCCAGTGAAGCTATTATTTTGGGATTTAATGTCAAAGCGCCAGGTTCTGTCAAGAGCTATGCAGAAAACAAAGGTGTTGAGATTCGGCTATATAGAGTGATCTATGATCTCATTGATGATGTACGAAATGCAATGGAAGGACTTCTGGAACCTGTTGAG GAACAAGAAACAATTGGCTCAGCAGAAGTCCGGGCTGTGTTTGGCAGTGGCAGTGGCCGTGTTGCTGGATGCATGGTAACAGATGGGAAAGTAATGAAAGGCTGTGGCATTAAAATCATTCGAAATAAAAAGATAGTCCATGTTGGTGTTCTTGATTCTCTGAGACGAGTTAAGGAAATTGTGAAAGAG GTAAATGCTGGGCTAGAGTGCGGCATTGGGATGGAAAACTACGATGATTGGGAGGAAGGAGATATTATCGAGGCCTTCAACACGGTTGAGAAGAAGCGGACCCTTGAAGAGTCATCAGCTTCAATGGCAGCTGCACTGGAAGAAGCAGGAATTAACTTGTAG
- the LOC110656684 gene encoding translation initiation factor IF-2, chloroplastic isoform X2 gives MPSLASLISLGSFSVTSSWESSPSSYCYSSSSLVRRVSLSKRSFRSAKRWHCVCKYSVTTTDFIADQGNAVSLDSNNSFRPSSSVDVDSEVLLKPAPKPVLKSASLVSKGESLLGMSSVELDTSRDSDDERERNEVIESLGEVLEKAEKLETYKPSPSTTRKDNGNVNKISSSNMGANSRVAKSGNPAASRKTKTLKSVWRKGDTVASVQKVVKEVPKTNNKLVKEEEPIPGEGIKLESQPTVPLRPVQPPQRTQPKLQAKPSVAPPPMMKKPVILKDVGAAPKPPVNDEADLGAKISTGRQPILVDKFARKKPVVDPIIARAVLAPTKPGKGPAPGRFKDRKKSVSPGGPRRRIVDDDDVEIPDEDTSELNVPIPGAATARKGRKWSKASRKAARLQAAKEAAPVKVEILEIGEKGMLIEELAYNLAISEGEILGYLYSKGIRPDGVQTLDKDMVKMVCKEYDVEVIDAAPVRFEEMARKREILDEDDLDKLEERPPVLTIMGHVDHGKTTLLDYIRKSRLASSEAGGITQGIGAYKVLVPVDGKLQPCVFLDTPGHEAFGAMRARGARVTDIAIIVVAADDGIRPQTNEAIAHAKAAGVPIVIAINKIDKDGANPERVMQDLSSIGLMPEDWGGDIPMVQISALKGDNIYDLLETVMLVAELQELKANPHRNAKGTVIEAGLHKSKGPVATFIVQNGTLKRGDVVVCGEAFGKVRALFDDSGNRVDEAGPSIPIQVIGLSNVPIAGDEFEVVASLDIARERAEARAELLRNERISAKARDGKVTLSSLASAVSSGTLSGLDLHQLNIIMKVDVQGSIEAVRQALQVLPQDNVTLKFLLQATGDVSTSDVDLAIASEAIILGFNVKAPGSVKSYAENKGVEIRLYRVIYDLIDDVRNAMEGLLEPVEEQETIGSAEVRAVFGSGSGRVAGCMVTDGKVMKGCGIKIIRNKKIVHVGVLDSLRRVKEIVKEVNAGLECGIGMENYDDWEEGDIIEAFNTVEKKRTLEESSASMAAALEEAGINL, from the exons ATGCCGTCTTTGGCTTCCTTGATTAGCTTAGGAAGCTTTAGCGTCACTAGTTCATGGGaatcttctccttcttcttattGTTATTCTTCATCTTCACTTGTTCGGAGAGTTTCTTTATCTAAACGGAGTTTTAGGAGTGCCAAGAGATGGCACTGTGTTTGTAAATACTCTGTCACCACCACAGATTTCATTGCTGACCAAGGCAATGCCGTGTCTCTTGATTCTAATAATTCATTTAGACCAAGCAGCAGTGTTGATGTTGATAGCGAAGTCTTGCTTAAGCCTGCTCCTAAGCCTGTCTTGAAAtctgcttctctagtctctaaAGGTGAATCCCTTTTAGGTATGAGCTCTGTTGAGTTGGACACTTCGAGGGATTCTGATGATGAACGAGAGAGGAATGAGGTGATTGAGTCTCTTGGTGAGGTGTTGGAGAAGGCTGAAAAGCTTGAAACTTATAAGCCAAGTCCTAGCACTACTAGGAAAGATAATGGAAATGTAAATAAAATATCATCATCTAACATGGGTGCAAATTCGAGAGTTGCTAAATCTGGCAATCCTGCGGCTTCTCGCAAAACTAAAACTTTGAAGAGTGTGTGGCGGAAAGGGGACACTGTGGCAAGTGTGCAAAAAGTTGTGAAGGAAGTTCCTAAGACTAATAATAAGCTTGTGAAAGAAGAAGAACCTATACCAGGGGAAGGGATAAAGTTAGAATCTCAACCTACTGTTCCTTTAAGGCCTGTGCAGCCTCCCCAGAGAACTCAACCCAAATTACAGGCTAAGCCATCTGTCGCTCCCCCTCCTATGATGAAAAAACCTGTTATCCTGAAGGATGTGGGGGCAGCTCCAAAGCCACCAGTTAATGATGAAGCTGATTTGGGTGCTAAAATAAGTACTGGACGGCAGCCCATTTTAGTTGACAAATTTGCCCGCAAAAAACCTGTTGTTGATCCTATAATTGCTCGGGCAGTTTTAGCCCCTACAAAACCAGGAAAGGGCCCTGCCCCTGGGAGGTTCAAAGACCGAAAGAAAAGTGTTTCACCTGGAGGACCACGGAGACGAAttgttgatgatgatgatgttgAGATTCCTGATGAGGACACATCGGAGCTCAATGTCCCTATTCCAGGTGCAGCTACTGCAAGGAAAGGAAGGAAATGGAGTAAGGCTAGCCGGAAGGCTGCTAGACTCCAGGCTGCCAAAGAGGCAGCTCCTGTCAAAGTAGAAATTTTAGAAATTGGGGAAAAAGGTATGCTGATTGAGGAGTTAGCCTACAACTTGGCAATCAGTGAAGGTGAAATTCTTGGGTATCTGTACTCAAAGGGGATTAGACCTGATGGGGTGCAAACTCTGGACAAGGACATGGTAAAGATGGTATGCAAGGAGTATGATGTGGAGGTCATAGATGCTGCTCCTGTtagatttgaagaaatggcaagaaaAAGGGAAATTCTTGATGAAGATGATCTGGACAAACTGGAAGAGAGGCCTCCTGTCCTAACTATAATGGGGCATGTGGATCATGGCAAG ACGACCTTATTGGATTACATTCGTAAAAGCAGG TTGGCATCCTCAGAAGCTGGTGGGATTACACAAGGAATTGGAGCATATAAAGTTCTGGTACCTGTTGATGGGAAGTTGCAACCTTGTGTTTTCCTTGATACTCCTGGGCATGAG GCATTTGGTGCAATGAGAGCTCGTGGGGCAAGGGTGACAGATATTGCAATTATTGTGGTGGCTGCTGATGATGGGATTCGTCCTCAGACAAACGAGGCCATAGCTCATGCCAAAGCGGCTGGAGTTCCGATTGTAATTGCTATAAATAAG ATAGATAAAGATGGAGCTAATCCAGAAAGAGTCATGCAAGACCtttcttcaattggtctcatgccagaAGACTGGGGTGGTGACATCCCAATGGTTCAG ATCAGTGCTCTCAAGGGGGATAACATATATGATTTGTTAGAAACTGTTATGCTTGTTGCTGAG TTACAGGAGTTGAAGGCTAATCCTCACAGAAATGCGAAGGGTACTGTTATTGAGGCAGGTCTTCATAAATCTAAAGGACCAGTAGCTACATTTATTGTACAGAATGGCACACTTAAAAGAGGGGATGTAGTGGTTTGTGGAGAAGCCTTTGGCAAG GTGCGAGCTTTATTTGATGATAGTGGAAACCGAGTTGATGAAGCTGGGCCATCTATTCCTATACAG GTTATTGGATTGAGTAACGTACCAATTGCTGGTGACGAATTCGAAGTTGTTGCCTCCCTTGATATTGCACGTGAAAGGGCTGAAGCACGTGCGGAATTATTGCGTAATGAGCGTATATCGGCCAAGGCTAGGGATGGAAAGGTCACACTTTCTTCTTTAGCGTCTGCTGTTTCATCAGGAACGTTGTCTGGATTAGATTTGCACCAGCTAAATATTATAATGAAAGTTGACGTTCAG GGATCGATTGAAGCTGTTAGACAAGCCTTACAGGTGCTCCCCCAAGATAACGTCACCTTGAAGTTCCTCTTGCAAGCAACAGGAGATGTAAGCACTAGTGATGTTGATCTTGCCATTGCCAGTGAAGCTATTATTTTGGGATTTAATGTCAAAGCGCCAGGTTCTGTCAAGAGCTATGCAGAAAACAAAGGTGTTGAGATTCGGCTATATAGAGTGATCTATGATCTCATTGATGATGTACGAAATGCAATGGAAGGACTTCTGGAACCTGTTGAG GAACAAGAAACAATTGGCTCAGCAGAAGTCCGGGCTGTGTTTGGCAGTGGCAGTGGCCGTGTTGCTGGATGCATGGTAACAGATGGGAAAGTAATGAAAGGCTGTGGCATTAAAATCATTCGAAATAAAAAGATAGTCCATGTTGGTGTTCTTGATTCTCTGAGACGAGTTAAGGAAATTGTGAAAGAG GTAAATGCTGGGCTAGAGTGCGGCATTGGGATGGAAAACTACGATGATTGGGAGGAAGGAGATATTATCGAGGCCTTCAACACGGTTGAGAAGAAGCGGACCCTTGAAGAGTCATCAGCTTCAATGGCAGCTGCACTGGAAGAAGCAGGAATTAACTTGTAG
- the LOC110656669 gene encoding kinesin-like protein KIN-14Q translates to MADPDSSAYPDSDDSWQAIQSLEKIDTQKIIDPVSNDAIDDRSMLGFSLTSPDLVICSGSPEIPTTTYGDSPEFADRNKYKCSFELSLENGFKVTDTKDTHKSTSVKFSSICQTFDKELSPESSPKFLIKPEKKEKFLENPLSVLSINAGSTDEAVVLDCAEFLEDNCFAGGDTVRTNATIGDGQEDGPSLYQTARFGNFLYCFPALEPGNYAVSLHLAEIVYTDGPPGMRIFDVFIQEKKVVSCLDIYAQVGANKPLVISDLKTCVYGEEGVSIKFEGVKGSPIVCGISITKDSSAYAGEAQFLKPMGISNVRECNSPKQDNGEQEVEGDYQELLRHIEFQKRELTEMRRALEELKRENQLKNRECQDAWKSLQELQNELMRKSMHVGSLAFAIEGQVKEKTSWFSSLRDMTRKLKLMKMEHLKLSEEAMAYKKYLVDMNEMRSTIQSTMKEQIDLHEDLKIKFTQGAKERKELYNKVLELKGNIKVFCRCRPLNAEELALGASMAIDFESAKDGELTVTSNGLSRKTFKFDAVFSPQSDQAEVFEVIAPFASSVLDGYNVCIFACGQTGTGKTFTMEGVEEARGVNFRILEEIFHIIKKQHKLFRYDVSVSVLEVYNEQIRDLLGSCSLPGVAAKRLEIRQVGEGQHHVPGLVEAQVNSISEAWEVLKTGSNARAVGSTNANEQSSRSHCIHCVMVKGENVLNGECTRSKLWLVDLAGSERVAKTEVQGERLKETQNINRSLSALGDVISALATKSPHIPFRNSKLTRLLQDSLGGDSKKLMFVQISPNENDLGETLCSLNFASRVRGIELGPAKRQLDTTELLRYKQMAEKTKQDLKSKDLQLKKMEETIHGLELKIKEKDLRNKNLQEKVKELESQLLIERKLARQHVDSRIAEQQQQQMKLQQDEQNSAPLRPPLANRLLGTNKNFCEPNSTEVGEDQVNSSQPLVENNGYKPTFPILLTDGIAKYIDPTEKENNPEMTEQLGLPKRTGRASICTTSHRIPVVPAPRRNSLIPLPNKPGLARLPPPLPPSSLCNDMKEDTGESEANCLPEQTRCNSPKGIKHGTRKLSGILGRSLQKKIQMKSPAQQHLRKGGINVGMEKVRVSIGSRGRTAHRVLLGNGRRAGMKDTQQNRSQMEKERGWNC, encoded by the exons ATGGCGGATCCTGATTCTTCAGCATACCCAGATAGCG ACGATTCTTGGCAAGCCATTCAAAGCTTGGAAAAAATTGATACTCAAAAGATTATTGACCCTGTTTCCAATGATGCCATTGACG ATCGCTCCATGCTCGGTTTTTCTTTAACGTCTCCTGATCTGGTTATTTGCTCTGGTTCGCCTGAGATACCGACGACTACCTATGGAGATTCCCCTGAATTCGCGGATAGGAACAAGTACAAGTGTTCTTTTGAGCTCTCTTTAGAGAATGGTTTTAAGGTTACTGATACCAAAGATACCCATAAATCCACATCTGTAAAGTTTTCTTCAATATGCCAAACATTTGACAAGGAATTGTCTCCTGAATCTTCCCCGAAGTTCCTTATAAAgccagaaaagaaagagaaattcCTAGAAAATCCCCTATCTGTTTTGAGCATCAATGCAGGATCCACTGATGAGGCTGTGGTTTTGGATTGTGCGGAGTTTTTGGAGGACAATTGTTTCGCAGGTGGTGATACTGTAAGGACAAATGCTACAATTGGAGATGGACAGGAAGATGGTCCTTCTCTGTACCAAACGGCTCGTTTTGGCAACTTCTTGTACTGTTTTCCTGCACTGGAACCAGGGAATTATGCTGTGAGTCTGCATCTTGCAGAAATTGTATACACAGATGGCCCTCCCGGGATGAGAATATTTGATGTTTTTATACAAGAGAAAAAG GTTGTTTCATGCCTAGACATATATGCTCAAGTTGGTGCAAATAAGCCTCTGGTTATATCTGACCTTAAAACTTGTGTTTATGGTGAGGAAGGCGTATCCATTAAGTTTGAAGGAGTAAAGGGAAGCCCAATCGTTTGTGGAATTTCGATAACCAAAGATTCTTCCGCTT ATGCTGGGGAAGCTCAATTTTTGAAACCAATGGGAATATCTAATGTGCGAGAATGCAACTCACCCAAG CAAGACAATGGGGAGCAAGAAGTGGAAGGAGATTATCAGGAGCTACTTAGACATATTGAGTTTCAGAAAAGGGAACTAACAGAGATGAGGAGGGCATTGGAGGAGCTTAAAAGGGAAAACCAACTTAAGAATAGGGAATGCCAAGATGCTTGGAAGTCCTTACAGGAGCTACAGAATGAGCTTATGCGCAAGTCTATGCATGTTGGGTCCTTGG CATTTGCCATTGAAGGACAAGTGAAAGAGAAGACCAGTTGGTTTTCATCATTGAGGGACATGACTAGGAAATTGAAG CTTATGAAAATGGAGCACCTAAAGCTATCAGAGGAGGCAATGGCCTATAAGAAGTATCTTgtggatatgaatgaaatgaggTCGACCATTCAGTCCACAA TGAAGGAGCAAATAGATTTGCATGAAGATCTCAAGATTAAATTTACTCAAGGGGCCAAGGAACGAAAGGAACTCTACAACAAGGTTTTAGAGTTGAAAG GAAACATAAAGGTCTTTTGCCGATGTAGGCCTTTAAATGCTGAAGAACTTGCATTGGGTGCTTCAATGGCTATTGATTTCGAATCTGCTAAAGATGGTGAGCTCACTGTAACTTCAAATGGGCTTTCCAGGAAAACCTTCAAGTTTGATGCTGTTTTTAGCCCTCAATCAGACCAAG CTGAAGTTTTTGAAGTCATTGCTCCATTTGCATCCTCAGTTTTGGATGGTTACAATGTATGCATATTTGCGTGTGGACAAACTGGAACTGGGAAAACCTTTACAATGGAGGGTGTAGAAGAAGCTCGTGGAGTAAACTTTAGGATTCTTGAGGAGATATTTCACATAATTAAGAAGCAACATAAGCTATTTCGTTATGATGTATCTGTGAGTGTTCTAGAAGTATATAATGAGCAAATACGAGATTTGCTGGGTTCATGCTCTCTGCCAGGAGTGGCTGCAAAGAG GCTGGAAATAAGGCAAGTGGGTGAAGGACAGCATCATGTCCCAGGGTTGGTCGAAGCACAGGTAAACAGCATAAGTGAAGCCTGGGAAGTTCTAAAAACTGGAAGCAATGCAAGGGCAGTTGGCTCAACTAATGCCAATGAGCAAAGCAGCCGATCCCATTG CATTCACTGTGTGATGGTGAAAGGTGAGAATGTATTGAATGGGGAATGTACAAGGAGCAAGTTATGGTTGGTTGATCTAGCGGGAAGTGAGCGAGTAGCAAAGACAGAAGTCCAGGGAGAGCGGCTTAAGGAAACCCAGAATATCAACAGATCCCTATCTGCACTTGGTGATGTCATATCTGCTCTAGCAACTAAAAGCCCTCACATCCCATTCAG GAATTCCAAGCTCACCCGCCTGCTTCAAGACTCCTTAG GAGGAGATTCAAAAAAGCTCATGTTTGTACAGATAAGTCCCAATGAGAATGACCTGGGTGAGACCCTATGCTCACTGAACTTTGCAAGCAGAGTTAGAGGGATAGAGTTGGGTCCTGCAAAAAGGCAATTGGACACTACTGAACTTCTGAGATATAAACAGATG GCTGAAAAAACAAAACAAGACTTGAAGAGCAAAGATTTACAGCTCAAGAAGATGGAGGAAACAATCCATGGATTGGAGTTGAAGATAAAAGAAAAAGACTTGAGAAATAAGAACCTTCAAGAGAAG GTGAAGGAGCTGGAGTCGCAACTGCTAATTGAAAGGAAGCTAGCACGTCAGCATGTGGACTCAAGGATAGCTGAGCAACAGCAACAACAAATGAAACTGCAGCAAGATGAGCAAAATAGTGCACCACTGAGGCCGCCACTTGCAAATCGACTACTAGGAACTAACAAGAATTTCTGTGAACCTAACAGTACTGAAGTGGGCGAAGATCAAGTAAATTCCAGTCAACCACTAGTGGAGAACAATGGCTACAAACCTACATTTCCCATTCTTCTAACAGATGGCATTGCCAAGTACATCGATCCTACAGAAAAAGAAAACAACCCAGAGATGACTGAACAACTAGGATTGCCCAAGAGAACTGGCAGAGCCTCAATTTGCACAACATCACATCGGATCCCAGTAGTTCCAGCGCCAAGGCGCAACTCACTTATTCCCCTCCCAAACAAGCCAGGTCTAGCACGGCTACCACCTCCATTACCACCATCGTCATTATGCAATGATATGAAAGAAGATACAGGAGAGTCAGAAGCTAACTGCTTGCCAGAGCAAACACGTTGCAACAGTCCTAAAGGAATAAAACATGGGACCAGAAAGCTAAGCGGCATATTGGGTAGAAGCCTTCAAAAGAAAATTCAGATGAAATCTCCAGCACAGCAACATCTGAGAAAAGGAGGTATAAATGTTGGGATGGAGAAGGTTAGGGTCTCTATTGGAAGCAGAGGGAGAACGGCACATAGGGTATTGCTAGGAAATGGTAGAAGAGCAGGAATGAAGGACACTCAGCAGAACAGGAGTCAAATGGAAAAGGAGAGAGGGTGGAATTGTTGA
- the LOC110656696 gene encoding gibberellin 2-beta-dioxygenase 1, with the protein MVVLSNPGIEQLSCVGNCKPTTLFSGIPIIDLSKPDSKHLLVKACEEFGFFKVVNHEVPMKFISRLESQALNFFSLPLSEKEKAGPPNPFGYGNKSIGPNGDVGWVEYLLFTINQESISQRLLPVFGHNPNEFRSALNDYISAVKKMACEILEMMADGLIIQPRNVFSKLLMDEQSDSVFRLNHYPPCTGPGIQTLNSNNMIGFGEHTDPQIISVLRSNNTSGLQISLGDGNWISVPPDQNSFFINVGDSLQVMTNGRFKSVRHRVLANSMKSRVSMIYFGGPPLSEKIAPLPPLMKGEEESLYKEFTWFEYKRSAYNSRLADNRLVLFQKIAAS; encoded by the exons ATGGTGGTCCTGTCCAATCCAGGAATTGAACAGTTGTCATGTGTAGGAAACTGCAAACCCACCACATTATTTTCTGGAATCCCCATTATAGACCTTTCCAAACCTGATTCTAAACACCTCCTTGTTAAGGCCTGTGAGGAATTTGGATTCTTCAAGGTTGTCAACCATGAAGTCCCCATGAAATTCATTTCCAGGCTTGAATCTCAAGCCCTCAACTTCTTCTCATTACCTCTTTCGGAGAAGGAAAAGGCAGGCCCTCCTAACCCCTTTGGCTATGGTAATAAAAGCATTGGACCAAACGGCGATGTGGGTTGGGTCGAATACCTTCTCTTCACCATCAATCAAGAATCCATTTCCCAGAGGTTGCTTCCAGTTTTTGGGCACAACCCAAATGAGTTTAG GTCTGCTTTGAATGATTACATATCAGCTGTGAAAAAGATGGCATGTGAGATTCTTGAAATGATGGCTGATGGTTTAATAATCCAACCAAGAAATGTGTTCAGTAAACTTTTAATGGACGAACAGAGTGACTCTGTTTTCAGGCTAAACCACTACCCTCCATGCACAGGGCCTGGGATTCAAACTCTGAATTCTAACAATATGATTGGATTTGGAGAGCATACAGACCCGCAAATCATTTCTGTGCTAAGATCCAACAACACATCTGGCCTGCAAATCTCTCTAGGGGATGGCAACTGGATTTCAGTCCCACCTGACCAGAACTCCTTTTTCATCAATGTTGGTGACTCTTTGCAG GTGATGACAAATGGGAGGTTTAAAAGTGTGAGGCATAGGGTTTTGGCTAACAGCATGAAATCAAGAGTTTCCATGATATATTTTGGTGGACCACCTTTGAGTGAGAAAATAGCTCCATTACCCCCACTGATGAAGGGAGAGGAGGAAAGCTTGTACAAAGAATTTACCTGGTTTGAGTACAAAAGATCTGCATATAACTCAAGATTGGCTGATAATAGGCTTGTTCTCTTTCAGAAAATAGCAGCCTCATGA